In the genome of Candidatus Gastranaerophilales bacterium, the window ATTGCCATAATGATTCCTACAAAAGAAAACTCGTGCAGGAAGAATTTGAAGCCCTTCACCCTTACGCCATGGTAAACATAATAAATTAACACCATAATAGCCATAGCTGCTGTCATGTTAATATCGTTGGTAGGTGAAGCCAATTCGCCGGTAACCTTAAGGTGGTAAATTCTCCATGGAATTTGCCCCATTAAATTAGCTGTTAATATAAACAAGAATAATGATGCCAAAATAGGAATATGAATTCTTCCTGATTTGCCTATCATAGAATCCGTCAGCCCCATAAATCCGCCGACGATTTTTTCTGCTGTCAATTGAAGTTTATTTGGAAATATAGAGATTTTTCTGGTAGCTATAAAAGCAAAAACAATAACTGCCGCCATGGCGACCCACATAGTAACAAGTGTATCCATGTTAAAGCTTAAATTTCCCGCCTGTACTACCCAATGTTCTGATGACACCCTTATTCCTCATAAAAAAATCTTTCCCTCTAATTATGATACTAAACATTTGAATTTAAAACAATTATTTTCTTTTTATTTTTTGCAAAGGCTGATAAATTCATCAACCCCCAAAGCTTTTAATTGAGGTACTTGGGCGATAGTTTGGGCAGGTGTTGCAAAAGTGTTTGCTGCAGGTGTTTTCAAGATTGTTTTTTGCGGAAATATTTTATCCTTGAAAATAAACGCCAATAATGCACATGTCGCCAACAAAACAGAGCTTAAGATTAATCCGATTTTAGTTTTGGACATTTTTTTTA includes:
- the atpB gene encoding F0F1 ATP synthase subunit A, with protein sequence MSSEHWVVQAGNLSFNMDTLVTMWVAMAAVIVFAFIATRKISIFPNKLQLTAEKIVGGFMGLTDSMIGKSGRIHIPILASLFLFILTANLMGQIPWRIYHLKVTGELASPTNDINMTAAMAIMVLIYYVYHGVRVKGFKFFLHEFSFVGIIMAIIELLEMIIRPFSLALRLFANILAGEILVFTFVGMCAYFLPLPFMLFEVFVAFLQTLVFVLLSTAYIATATQVEEH